The segment ACGGAAGTTGGCAAAAAGTAAGAAAAAAGGTTGTAAATGTGAGAAAAGTTCGCATGCTGATCAGCAGCCGGGGGTGACGCCGGATGAGTGAGAAGAAATATGCTGCTAAGATAACTGTCGGCATGGCTAGCTGTGGTATTGCAGCAGGTGCGCGGGAAGTTTTCAATACGCTGAAAGCCGCTGTAAAAGAGCTGCCGCTGGCATTGGATTTTAGCGGCTGCATGGGCATGTGCTACAATGAACCCTTGATGGAAATGACCATGTCAGATGGTAGCCGCTATCTATATTGTCAGGTTACTCCGGACAAAGCGAAAGAAATTGTAAATAAATACATGGAAAGTGGAAAACCAGTCAGCGAATGGCTCGCTTATGCTGAGGATAGGGATACCGCAGATAAAAGCTTTTTAGTACAGCAGCAGCGCATCCTCTTGAAAAACTGCGGTATTATTAATCCGGAAAGCCTCCAAAGTTATTTGGCAGTTGATGGTTACGCAGCAATAAAAAAAGCTCTTCGCATGCATCCAGAACAGGTAATTCGAGAAATAATTGACTCTGGCCTGCGGGGAAGAGGCGGGGGAGGATTTCCTACCGGTACTAAGTGGGCCCTGGCCAGAAAAACCTTAAGTCAGGATAAGTACCTTATTTGTAACGCCGATGAAGGTGATCCAGGCGCCTTTATGGATCGAAGCGTGCTGGAAAGTAACCCCCATGCCTTGTTGGAAGGAATGTTAATTGGCGGCTACGCCATTGGCGCACAGCAGGGTTATGTATATATTCGAGCAGAATACCCTCTAGCCATTAAGCGGTTATCCCTTGCTATTGCGCAGGCCCGTGAAGAAGGATATCTTGGTCGAAACATCTTGGGGCATGGTTTTGATTTTGACATTAACATCAGGGAAGGCGCGGGCGCATTTGTCTGTGGAGAGGAAACCGCGCTGATTATGTCCATTGAGGGGAAACGGGGCATGCCCCGAATTCGCCCTCCCTACCCGGCTGAATCGGGTCTTTGGGGAGAGGCTACCTCCATCAATAACGTAGAAACTTTAGCCAACGTACCGTGGATAATGCTAAATGGAGTGGCCAGCTTCAATCAATACGGCACCGAAAAAAGTAAAGGCACCAAGGTTTTTGCCCTAGCAGGAAATATCGCCCGTGGCGGTCTGATTGAAGTACCCATGGGTATGACCATCAACCAGATAGTATTTGACATTGGCGGCGGGTTGGCTTCGGGTAAAGCACTAAAGGCAGTACAAACCGGCGGACCTTCCGGCGGTTGTATCCCGGCTAAGCTGGCGGATACGCCCATCGATTATGAATCTCTAAAAAAGATAGGCGCTATTATGGGTTCAGGCGGCTTGCTGATTATGGATGATACCACCTGTATGGTGGATGTGGCAAAGTTCTTCTTAAACTTTACCCAAGAGGAATCATGCGGTAAGTGTACTTTCTGTAGAGTGGGTACACGGCGCATGCTGGAGATATTAGAGCGTATCACTCAAGGAGAAGGAAAAGAAGGCGATCTTGAACTGCTGGAAGAGCTGGGCCAAAGCATCATCGCCGGATCACTCTGCGGCCTGGGACAATCAGCACCAAATCCGGTACTTACCACCATCAAGTACTTCCGTGAAGAATACGAAGCCCATATCTACCATAAATTATGTCCGGCCAAAAAGTGTAAGGCACTAATCAGAATGGAAGTAGTGGAGGAACGGTGTAAAGGCTGCGGACGCTGCAGTAAAGAATGCCCAACTGACGCTATTTCAGGGGAGAAAAAGCAGCCGTTTACCATAGAACAGGAGAAATGTATCCGCTGCGGGCTTTGTGTTAGTGCCTGTAAGTCCAATGCCATTTTGATATATCCGGGGGCAAGGGGGGAAGAATACAATGGCTAAAATTAAAATAATCATCGACGGTCAGGAATACCTCGAAGAATCCGGAAGTATCCTCTTGGAAGCAGCTCGAAAAAACGGCATTCCTATTCCCTCCCTCTGCCATGACCCGCGCTTAGAGCCCTTCGGTGCCTGCCGCCAATGCTTGGTGGAAGTAGAAGGGGCCAAGGGTCCGGTACAGGCCTGCGGTCTAAGGATTACTGAGGGTATGGTGATTAGAACAAATACCGAAAAAGTGAAGCGGCTGCGAAAGCTATGCTTAGAGATGATGCTCTCAGAACATTACGGCGATTGCATCGCTCCCTGTCAGTTAGCCTGCCCCGCCGGCATTGACATCCAGGGGTTTGTCGCCCATATTGCCAATGGCAATCCGGAGGAGGCTGCTGCATTAATCAAGGAAAAGCTTCCCCTTCCTGCATCCGTCGGCAGGGTTTGCCCTCGGTTTTGCGAAGAAGAGTGTCGTAGAAACCTGGTGGACCAACCGGTAGCTATATGCACCTTAAAACGCTATGCCGGTGACTGCGAACTTGGAAAAGATGCTGCAATAACCTCCCCTGCCTTAGCACCCGACACCGGGAAAAGAGTGGCTGTGGTAGGCGGTGGCCCCGCGGGATTATCTGCAGCCTATTACTTGGCACTAAAAGGTCACCGGATAAGCATTTTCGATGCATCTACCCAATTAGGAGGCATGATGCGTTATGGTATCCCTGAATACCGCCTGCCCAAGGCAGCCTTGGACTACGAGATTGAGGCGATAACCTGTCTTTGCGAAAAAGTTTTTAACAATAAAAAATTGGGCCGCGATTTCACCGTTGGCCAATTAAAACAGATGGGCTTTGACGCCGTCTTTGTAAGCATCGGTTCCTGGTCAAACCAAGAATTAGGTTTAGAAAATGAAGCATTGACGGGAATTTACTCAGGGATTGACTTTCTCCGTCAAGTAGGAGCTCGGATGGATACCCATATTGGTGATCAAGTAGTGGTAATAGGCGGCGGTAACACTGCCATGGATGCCGCCAGGACCGCATTGCGCCTAGGAGCAGCAAAGGTAACTGTGGTCTATCGCCGTTCGCGGGAAGAAATGCCCGCCAGCGCCCATGAAATTTCCCAGGCAGAAGAAGAGGGAGTTAAATTTTCTTTGCTGACAGGTCCGGTAGCATTTACCGGCGACCAAGGCAGCATCGAGACAGTGAGCTGTATTAAAATGCGGCTGGCAGAACCGGACAGTTCAGGTAGACGGCGCCCGGTACCTATCAAGGGAAGCGAATATGATATTCCCGTGGATACGTTGATTGCCGCCACCGGTCAAAAACTAAATGTCTCGGATGTAACCACCAGTAATGAAATAATACTCAGCAGCCGCGGCCGCATTAAGGCCAATTCTAATACCATGCAGACTGATACCCAGTGGCTGTTTGCCGGTGGAGATTGTGTCACCGGGCCAGCGACAGTGGTTGAGGCCGTATCAGCCGGGCGTAAGGCCGCCCTCGGCATCAATCAATACCTTGCCGGTGAAATAATTCGCCCCGAGGCAGAACCTTTTAACTGCTCTCGCGGTAATTTAGCAGACATTGATACCGCTGAATTTGAACAGCACCCGAGAATACCCCGTACCGCGATGCCTACTTGCGTGCCTAAGGAAAGGAAAAGAAATTTTAAGGAGTTTGAATTAGGCTATAGTAAAGAAATGGCAGAAAGGGAGGCTGGGCGCTGCCTATCTTGTGGCTGCTTAGATACTTTCTCCTGTCGACTGCGTCAGTATGCTGCGGAGCAAAGAGTAGATATCAAAAAGTTGGGCTTTGGCAAGAGGGCGTACCCCGTTTACCTGGATCACCCATTTATCATACGTGATCCAAACAAATGCATTCTTTGTGGCAATTGTGTGCGTATTTGCGAGGAAGTACAGGAGGTGGGTGCCCTCGGTTTTGTGGGCAGAGGTTCAGAAACCGTAGTATTGCCCGCTTTAAAAAACCCTCTGATGGAAACCCTTTGCCAATCCTGCGGCCAGTGTCTTAACGTTTGCCCCACCGGGGCCTTAACCGGAAAGAGCATACTGCCAAAACCGGGGCCCTGGAATTACAGGAAAGCTGCATCGGTCTGTAATTACTGTAATATCGGCTGCCGCTTGGAGGTCAGAACCGCCGGTAACCGGATCATAGGAGTAACATCACCTGTGGCTGCTGACACCCCTAATGAAGGAAATCTTTGTATGAATGGAACTTTTGGTTATACCGATATAAAGATGTCGGATAGAATGACCCAGCCGCTAATTATTAACGGTATACCTAAAGAGGTTAATTGGGAAACAGCACTAGCAGCAGCAGCCAGCCTGTTGAATGATGTTTGGGGTAAAGAAGGGCTGGACAGCATTGGTGTTGCGGTTTCTCCTAAGCTAACCAATGAGGAGCTTTATCTGGCATATAAGCTGGGGCGCATGGGTCTAGGTACCCAGAGAATTTTTAGCACAGTTCCTGTTATTTCGCCGTTAATGGATGCTAATATCCATTGCCCATCATTCCAAAATCTGTCGGACAGTGACCTAATCGTGCTGGTAAACGGGGAAATATTTACTAAGTATCCCGTCGTTGGTCATAAAATTAAGAAGGCAGTGGCTAATGGCAGTAAACTGGTAATCATCAGCCCCTACGCCACCAATTTTGACATTATTGCCTGCCTTACTTTAAAAAGCAGTAGTCGCAATACCAGCGATTTACTAAAAGTAATTATTCATTATCTGAGAAGCAGTCAAGGAAACTCACAGCAATGCCTGGAAAATGAATTTGACAGTAGTAGCAATAGTAATGTGCATACCACTAGGCACCGATTACAGGAATTGACACGGCTGCTAACCGAAGCTGTTAAGCCGGTGATAATAGCGGACGGTGACACTGTATCTCCAGAAACGATGGCCCTGCTTCAGCGTCTATTTTCTCTGTCAGGAAGCGGCACTAAGAGCTATAACGGTTTAATGCCCCTCTACCCGCAGGGTAATATAGCCGGCCAATGGAAAATAGGCATCAATACACATCCGGGGGATTACCGTCAACAGCTAGCCGATTTAAAAGTGGGTCGAATAAAAGGGCTCTTGGTGATTAATGATGGAGCCGAATTGAATCCTGAGCTATTTCAACCGAACGTGAAAACAGTGCTGATAACTCCAGCCAAACCCCGAAACCTACAAGTGGATGTAGTACTTCCCGGAACATTAATCATGGAAACCACGGGCAGCATCACTAACGTAGAAGGCAAGATTCAGCTCGTGTCGCCGGCGGTTTCCCCCAAGGGAGGCAAAGAAACCCGGCAAGTGATAGCGGAATTGGCCCGTGGCCTAGGTACATCTATAGGGAGTGTGGACCCTGCAGCCGTCCATAAGGAGATATTAGACAGATTTTTAAAATAGGTTGAGAAAGGGGGGAGGGATGTTGGAACCTCTAAACGACGAACATCTGAGCTTTTATGTACGACAGATTACCAGGGCTCAGGAAGAAGAACGCTTGCGAATTGCCAGAGACCTACATGACAGTACCATTCAATCGTTAGTGGCCATCAGCCATGACTTGGAGCGGTTCCTGGCAGAGACCGGACAATGTGACATGCCCACAGTAAGGTTTTTATTAAAATTAGATGACCAAATCAAAACAGTATTAAAAGAAGTACGTAACTTTAGCCAAAATCTGCGTCCTTCAATAATCGATCATTTGGGACTGCTGCCTTCCATTGAATACTTGGTGGCAGAATTACGAAAGAAATATCAAATAGCAGGAACGATTTGCATTATAGGTAACCCCTGCCGCTTTCAACCTGAAGTGGAGATTAACTTGTTTCGTATAGCTCAGGAAGCATTACAAAACATTGTACGGCATTCTCATGCCACAACCGCCAAAGTGTTAATGGAATTTGCTTCGGAAAAAATTTCTATTACTATTGTAGATGACGGAATTGGCATGCCTGACCTCCCCCAATCGTCCACCGGCTTTTTGAAACAAGGAAAACTAGGCCTGGCCGGTATGGCAGAACGGGTCAGGCTGCTGCAGGGGAGCATTAGGATGACCTCGGAAGCTGGTAAAGGAACTACCATCACCATCATCTTAAATAAGGCAGGCCATGTAGTCTGACAGAATACCTGCAGCCTTTTACCAGGCTGCAGGGGTCTTTGCCGCGTAACCCTTAAAAAATCACTAAACGCATGGACTATTTTTTCACCGAGTTTGTGAAATATAGTGCGATTAATTAGAAGGAGTGTCCTTTATGACTAAGGTCCCCATTATGCTGGCTGAAGACCATGTGGTAGTGCGAGAAAGTATTCGCAAGTTCCTGGAAAGTGAAGATGATTTATTGGTAGTTGGAGAAGCTGGAGATGGTGAAAGGGCTGTGGAAATGGCCAAAGAGCTTCACCCAAAAGTTATTATAATGGACATCGACATGCCCAAACTGAACGGGATTGAGGCCACTAGAAAAATAAGGGAACTATGCCCCGGCACCGCTGTTTTAATTTTAACTGCATATGACTACGACCAATATGTCATAGCCTTATTAGAAGCTGGGGCAGCAGGCTACCTGCTTAAGGACGTAAGCGGGCGAGAATTAATTAAAGCTACCAAAGCGGTTTCCCAAGGGGAGACCGTCTTGCACCCAAGCATTGCGGGAAAAGTAACCAAGCATCTTCGCAGCCACAAAAGTAATAATGGGGAGACAGTGGAGTCATTGACACAGAGAGAAATGGAAGTACTACATCTGGCAGCCGCTGGGTTAAAAAATAAAGAAATAGCCAGTCAGTTATTTGTCAGTATCCGCACGGTAGAGGCGCATCTGGGAAAGATATTTTCCAAATTAGGTGTTACCTCCCGAACTGAAGCTATTTTGACAGCTTTAAATTTTGGGTTACTATCTTTAGACCAAATACTTAAAGAGGATGTTCAAAAAGTCCATCGCAGGTGAGCGGCGAATTTCTGCGTTGCTCAGTCTTTGAGACTGCTCACGTACGCCACCAGTACGCTCCGCGTCTGAAAGCCTTCGCGCCTTGAACTTCTTGCTCCTGCTACAATGGACTTTTTGAACACGTACTTAAACAGAATCATCAAAACTAGTTTCGTTTGTAAAACGAAGGTTGGCAGGAAATAACCGCGACACCCTTAGTAACGAATGTAAAATGATACCAAAGTTAAATTTGGCATCATTTTATTATTTGTCCTACTGTGGAAGAAGGAGTGGCTTCAATTTATAGAGAATTTATGGAAAGAAGGTTAACTACCTCCAGTAATGTTTCTGAAATGTTTAACTAAGCTATTTGCTGAGAGGGAATTTATATCAACGCCAAACCAGCTTTTCGGCCTAGGCGGTTGGACCGTAGCCGGTCTAAATCTAAGTAACTGTTTTGGCAAGACCTCCACTTGGTGGAGCAATGCACCAAGGAGGTGCATCTATGCAACCGAATCAAGCGGATTTTTTTGAAACACCCAATTGATACCTACATCTTGTCCTTGGCATCAAGATTGCAATAAATAAACTAAACAATAATAAAATTTGCTTAGAATATTTATAAATCATCAGGATTAAAATCTCTCTATGTTTCTGAAAAATCTGACAAGGAACTCATGAACACATTGTGAAACTTTAAGGAAAGGAAATGCCATTATTGTTTAGTGTTACTTCTACCGGTGGAGCCCGGAATACAAGACATTTTATAGGCGGTGGTTGTTATGAAGACTATTAGAAGACTGGGTGTGGTTGGAGCAGGATTTATGGGCAGCGGAATTGTTGAAACTGCTCTGGAGGCGGACATGGCGGTGGTTATGGTGGAAGCCAGTCTTCAACGTGCCGAAGAGGCTTTTATAGCCGTAAAGAATCGGTTAGAAAAAAAGTGTACAAGTGGTAAACTTGATGCAGATATTGGTCAGTTGATTAACAATTTATCATACACTGACCGAATTGAAGACATTTCGGAAGTGGATATGGTGGTGGAGGCGGTTTCAGAACAGATTGAATTAAAAAAAGAAGTTTTCAGAAAATTGGACCAAGTATGTCTAGAAAGCACGATTTTGGCTTCTAATACTTCGTCCATTTCCCTTACTAAATTAGGAGCATACACTAGCAGACCTGAAAAGGTTGTAGGAACCCACTTTTTCTGTCCGGTACCGCAAATGCCTCTTGTCGAATTGGTACCCGGTTTGGAAACGAGTGATGAAACTATGAACATAGCGAAGGATTTTGCTGAACAGATGGGAAAACAATGGATTATTGCAAAACCGTATCCGGCATTCACCATAAACAGGGTATTGGGTGCGCTGCTTAATGAAGCATTTTATTTGGTTTATGAAGGGAATGCTCCGCAGGATGTAGATAAGGGCATGAAATTGGCGATGGATTGGAAAATCGGTCCTTTGGAATTAGCGGATTTTATCGGTCTTGATGTCTGCTTGGATGTACAGCAGTCTGTATATAGTGGCTTTCAGGATAATAAATACCGTCCATGTCCACTGCTAAAAGAATATGTCAGTGCCGGTCGACTAGGGCGGAAAACCGGTAAAGGTTTTTACGAATACGGAAAGCAAGAAGTTTAAGAAGTTATTGTTTGACCTGATAAATGGTAGGAAAACAAAATAATAAGGGGGCGAGCACAACTTCAAACCGAAAGGATTGAAAATATTTTTAAGAGTAAGAATATTTAGAAAAAAAGGAGGATTATGTAATGAAATTAATCAAAGGTACTATAGTGACGTTACTAGTATTAGGATTACTTATTTTTGCTGTTGCTTGCGGCAGTACGGATACGCCGGATAACAGCTCACAGGCGCCGGATGATACCAAAGCAGAGGTTAATGAAACACCTAAAAATGAACCACCTAAAGAGGTTGTTATCGGATTTAGTGGACCATTAAGTGGACCGGCAGCTCAATATGGTAAGGACAATGTCAATGGCCTTGAAATGGGTATCGACAATATTAATGAAAATGGTGGTATCACCATTGGCGATCAAAAATATACTTTTAAGCTGGAAGCTATGGATGATCAGGCAGACCCAACACAGGCAGTTAATAATGCTCGGAGAATGCGTGATCAATTTGATGTACCGGCAATTTTTAACCCGGTATTCACCACAATTGCT is part of the Metallumcola ferriviriculae genome and harbors:
- a CDS encoding sensor histidine kinase, coding for MLEPLNDEHLSFYVRQITRAQEEERLRIARDLHDSTIQSLVAISHDLERFLAETGQCDMPTVRFLLKLDDQIKTVLKEVRNFSQNLRPSIIDHLGLLPSIEYLVAELRKKYQIAGTICIIGNPCRFQPEVEINLFRIAQEALQNIVRHSHATTAKVLMEFASEKISITIVDDGIGMPDLPQSSTGFLKQGKLGLAGMAERVRLLQGSIRMTSEAGKGTTITIILNKAGHVV
- a CDS encoding NADH-quinone oxidoreductase subunit NuoF → MSEKKYAAKITVGMASCGIAAGAREVFNTLKAAVKELPLALDFSGCMGMCYNEPLMEMTMSDGSRYLYCQVTPDKAKEIVNKYMESGKPVSEWLAYAEDRDTADKSFLVQQQRILLKNCGIINPESLQSYLAVDGYAAIKKALRMHPEQVIREIIDSGLRGRGGGGFPTGTKWALARKTLSQDKYLICNADEGDPGAFMDRSVLESNPHALLEGMLIGGYAIGAQQGYVYIRAEYPLAIKRLSLAIAQAREEGYLGRNILGHGFDFDINIREGAGAFVCGEETALIMSIEGKRGMPRIRPPYPAESGLWGEATSINNVETLANVPWIMLNGVASFNQYGTEKSKGTKVFALAGNIARGGLIEVPMGMTINQIVFDIGGGLASGKALKAVQTGGPSGGCIPAKLADTPIDYESLKKIGAIMGSGGLLIMDDTTCMVDVAKFFLNFTQEESCGKCTFCRVGTRRMLEILERITQGEGKEGDLELLEELGQSIIAGSLCGLGQSAPNPVLTTIKYFREEYEAHIYHKLCPAKKCKALIRMEVVEERCKGCGRCSKECPTDAISGEKKQPFTIEQEKCIRCGLCVSACKSNAILIYPGARGEEYNG
- a CDS encoding 3-hydroxyacyl-CoA dehydrogenase family protein — its product is MKTIRRLGVVGAGFMGSGIVETALEADMAVVMVEASLQRAEEAFIAVKNRLEKKCTSGKLDADIGQLINNLSYTDRIEDISEVDMVVEAVSEQIELKKEVFRKLDQVCLESTILASNTSSISLTKLGAYTSRPEKVVGTHFFCPVPQMPLVELVPGLETSDETMNIAKDFAEQMGKQWIIAKPYPAFTINRVLGALLNEAFYLVYEGNAPQDVDKGMKLAMDWKIGPLELADFIGLDVCLDVQQSVYSGFQDNKYRPCPLLKEYVSAGRLGRKTGKGFYEYGKQEV
- a CDS encoding FAD-dependent oxidoreductase, whose product is MAKIKIIIDGQEYLEESGSILLEAARKNGIPIPSLCHDPRLEPFGACRQCLVEVEGAKGPVQACGLRITEGMVIRTNTEKVKRLRKLCLEMMLSEHYGDCIAPCQLACPAGIDIQGFVAHIANGNPEEAAALIKEKLPLPASVGRVCPRFCEEECRRNLVDQPVAICTLKRYAGDCELGKDAAITSPALAPDTGKRVAVVGGGPAGLSAAYYLALKGHRISIFDASTQLGGMMRYGIPEYRLPKAALDYEIEAITCLCEKVFNNKKLGRDFTVGQLKQMGFDAVFVSIGSWSNQELGLENEALTGIYSGIDFLRQVGARMDTHIGDQVVVIGGGNTAMDAARTALRLGAAKVTVVYRRSREEMPASAHEISQAEEEGVKFSLLTGPVAFTGDQGSIETVSCIKMRLAEPDSSGRRRPVPIKGSEYDIPVDTLIAATGQKLNVSDVTTSNEIILSSRGRIKANSNTMQTDTQWLFAGGDCVTGPATVVEAVSAGRKAALGINQYLAGEIIRPEAEPFNCSRGNLADIDTAEFEQHPRIPRTAMPTCVPKERKRNFKEFELGYSKEMAEREAGRCLSCGCLDTFSCRLRQYAAEQRVDIKKLGFGKRAYPVYLDHPFIIRDPNKCILCGNCVRICEEVQEVGALGFVGRGSETVVLPALKNPLMETLCQSCGQCLNVCPTGALTGKSILPKPGPWNYRKAASVCNYCNIGCRLEVRTAGNRIIGVTSPVAADTPNEGNLCMNGTFGYTDIKMSDRMTQPLIINGIPKEVNWETALAAAASLLNDVWGKEGLDSIGVAVSPKLTNEELYLAYKLGRMGLGTQRIFSTVPVISPLMDANIHCPSFQNLSDSDLIVLVNGEIFTKYPVVGHKIKKAVANGSKLVIISPYATNFDIIACLTLKSSSRNTSDLLKVIIHYLRSSQGNSQQCLENEFDSSSNSNVHTTRHRLQELTRLLTEAVKPVIIADGDTVSPETMALLQRLFSLSGSGTKSYNGLMPLYPQGNIAGQWKIGINTHPGDYRQQLADLKVGRIKGLLVINDGAELNPELFQPNVKTVLITPAKPRNLQVDVVLPGTLIMETTGSITNVEGKIQLVSPAVSPKGGKETRQVIAELARGLGTSIGSVDPAAVHKEILDRFLK
- a CDS encoding response regulator transcription factor, with translation MTKVPIMLAEDHVVVRESIRKFLESEDDLLVVGEAGDGERAVEMAKELHPKVIIMDIDMPKLNGIEATRKIRELCPGTAVLILTAYDYDQYVIALLEAGAAGYLLKDVSGRELIKATKAVSQGETVLHPSIAGKVTKHLRSHKSNNGETVESLTQREMEVLHLAAAGLKNKEIASQLFVSIRTVEAHLGKIFSKLGVTSRTEAILTALNFGLLSLDQILKEDVQKVHRR